In Geminocystis sp. NIES-3709, a single genomic region encodes these proteins:
- the mscL gene encoding large conductance mechanosensitive channel protein MscL, whose product MVANRSRTFFADFRDFIMRGNVIDLAVAVILGGAFNGIINSLVEDIITPAILSPAIKAAGVDKLSDLSISGIKYGLFLSAIINFLVIAFCLFLIIRSFETLKRKLIRQEEIVAAEEAAIQSEEIKPEIVVQENLTKAIETLTETIKQQNNS is encoded by the coding sequence ATGGTAGCTAATAGAAGTCGTACTTTTTTTGCTGACTTTCGTGACTTCATTATGCGAGGTAACGTAATAGATTTAGCCGTCGCAGTTATACTTGGTGGTGCTTTTAATGGTATTATTAATTCTCTTGTAGAAGATATTATCACCCCAGCCATTTTATCCCCTGCTATTAAAGCCGCAGGAGTTGATAAGTTATCTGATTTAAGCATCTCTGGCATTAAATATGGCTTATTTTTATCAGCGATTATCAATTTTTTAGTTATTGCTTTTTGCTTATTCTTAATTATTCGTAGCTTTGAAACTCTGAAAAGAAAACTTATTCGTCAGGAAGAAATAGTCGCCGCAGAAGAAGCGGCTATACAATCAGAAGAAATTAAGCCCGAAATAGTAGTACAAGAAAATCTGACGAAGGCGATCGAAACTCTCACAGAGACAATTAAACAACAGAATAATTCTTAA
- a CDS encoding alpha/beta fold hydrolase encodes MNKINIRGVDHFYEFTKSTSPDISSPVLVFIHGWLLSHQYWTPLIDRLKHKYSCLTYDLKGFGASQLPSLENKFPNSELSFCFDLHSYAQDLKELLEKLEIKKAWLIGHSLGGSIALWGADICNDMIEGVICINAGGGIYLKEEFERFRKAGENLVKFRPSWLLHLPFFDFIFSRMMVKRPLNLQWGKCRLQDFICANEQAAIGSLLDSTTENEVHYLPQIVARLSQPVYFIAGKQDQIMEPQYVKHLASFHHLFQCHQDNVYEIEECGHFAMLEQTDLVTNYTKKIIQQYHTNICQDKMLR; translated from the coding sequence ATGAACAAGATTAATATTCGTGGAGTGGATCACTTTTATGAGTTTACTAAAAGTACTTCCCCCGACATTTCTAGTCCTGTATTGGTATTTATTCACGGATGGTTACTTAGTCATCAATATTGGACTCCATTAATCGATCGATTGAAACATAAATATTCCTGTTTAACCTACGATTTAAAAGGATTTGGAGCATCTCAACTTCCATCCTTAGAAAATAAATTCCCTAACTCAGAATTATCTTTTTGCTTTGATTTACATAGTTACGCCCAAGATTTAAAAGAGTTACTAGAAAAATTAGAAATAAAAAAGGCTTGGCTAATAGGACATTCTCTAGGAGGTAGTATTGCTTTATGGGGTGCTGATATTTGTAATGATATGATTGAAGGAGTAATTTGTATAAATGCCGGAGGGGGAATTTATCTTAAAGAAGAATTTGAGCGTTTTCGTAAAGCAGGAGAAAATTTAGTCAAGTTTCGTCCTTCATGGTTGCTACATTTACCTTTTTTTGACTTCATTTTTTCTCGAATGATGGTAAAACGTCCTCTAAATCTTCAATGGGGTAAATGTCGATTACAAGACTTTATCTGTGCCAATGAACAAGCTGCGATCGGATCATTACTAGACTCAACCACAGAAAACGAAGTACACTACCTACCACAAATTGTTGCTCGTTTATCTCAACCAGTATATTTTATTGCGGGAAAACAAGATCAAATTATGGAACCTCAGTATGTCAAACATTTAGCCAGTTTTCATCATCTTTTTCAATGTCATCAAGATAATGTCTATGAAATTGAAGAATGCGGTCATTTTGCCATGTTAGAGCAAACAGATTTAGTGACAAATTATACTAAAAAAATTATTCAGCAATACCACACCAATATCTGTCAAGATAAAATGCTACGATAG
- a CDS encoding chemotaxis protein CheW has protein sequence MDYFIVELVGRKKVAIPLNQVQEVININCSDICPIPGVNNSLVGVTNHRGNFLWIVELSQFLFQQSLQNIGLNSLTILLTKIHHNNLGLLVQKLGEIKTFYDVDKSFNDDSLNICHDYCQGIISDTENIPIINLGNVKNSLNQTNLSLSR, from the coding sequence ATGGATTATTTTATTGTCGAGTTAGTAGGTAGAAAAAAAGTCGCAATTCCTTTAAATCAAGTACAAGAAGTTATCAATATTAACTGTAGTGATATTTGTCCAATTCCAGGGGTAAATAATAGTTTAGTAGGAGTAACAAATCATCGAGGTAATTTTCTTTGGATTGTGGAATTATCTCAATTTTTATTTCAGCAATCATTACAAAATATTGGCTTAAATTCTTTGACTATATTATTGACTAAAATTCATCATAATAACTTAGGACTTTTAGTCCAAAAGTTGGGAGAAATTAAGACTTTTTATGATGTAGATAAATCTTTTAATGATGATAGTCTCAATATTTGTCATGATTATTGTCAAGGTATAATTTCTGATACTGAAAATATCCCAATTATTAATTTAGGGAATGTAAAAAACTCTCTTAATCAAACTAATCTTTCTTTATCACGATAA
- a CDS encoding methyl-accepting chemotaxis protein gives MNQLQQETANSSFSDEIKFLQNNVTANPKDLTAKLSLATVLEQEQYYHEAIEVYRSIIEQDTDKVFTDTANKAIEEINKKYLLSEEDDESKINKNREKTTVIKNINLWQQFKDLPIAYKQFIALLIASLVSTVGVIIAGRVITTILGKNQLEKRAISELNITSIDYNSNLENITSGFRGKADNIGIIETAKTYKAQGKIDPILKNMVRTILNNEIKARGIEYATLVGLNGRIIVNANKDRFGQSFILENLVSQVIKTREVLETNVIIPRKEIIAENPSFASKINSENVLMNVSLTPVNDFQSQQMIGVLMAGELVNDNSILLEDIISAMGGGYNAIYMFKNDDFHLVTSIFQPLNSEEFKANIPLLDISLLEKLKKENNDIILGRMTIENQSHTIAIKPLPDFEGENIAFLVRGTPEASLQQIFNQSVTYQIIVGFLSLIVALFLASYFSKILTQPIEKLQISAEKIGSGDRSVRAKVTSRDEVGKLAQTFNEMAEKIDTYTKEIEEIAQKREKEVEIQRQQRENLQENVINLLLDIEKASKGNLSIQAEVVSGEVGSIADAFNATMRSLEGLVKQVVVSTNQLNETALSNGESVNHLAQNSYKQDNSIQIISTSIQEITNSIEKISESAQNAAVIASKSRFTAQEGQSIINETVNNIYQIRHTVADTAKKAKRLADSSQEISKIVNIISGISEKTNLLAFNASIEAARAGENGQGFRVVADEVRRLAEQVTFSTQEIEQLVEGIQEETSEMMTMMEQSSTQVVSGTKLVQNTKETLQKLSVISNEIDTLLQSISESTINQKLISQKVNKKMEEVAIVTKEIAEESNTVSQSLQELVTVAMEMQKSASRFQVSQS, from the coding sequence ATGAATCAATTACAACAAGAAACCGCTAACTCCAGTTTTTCTGATGAGATTAAATTCTTACAAAATAATGTCACGGCTAATCCTAAAGATTTGACAGCAAAATTGAGTTTAGCTACTGTATTAGAACAAGAACAATATTACCATGAAGCGATCGAGGTTTATCGATCGATTATTGAGCAAGATACAGACAAAGTTTTCACCGATACGGCAAATAAAGCTATTGAAGAAATTAACAAAAAATATTTACTTTCAGAGGAAGATGATGAGAGTAAGATAAATAAAAATCGAGAAAAAACTACTGTAATAAAAAATATTAATTTATGGCAACAATTTAAAGATTTACCTATTGCTTATAAACAATTTATTGCCTTATTAATTGCTAGTTTAGTTTCTACGGTTGGAGTTATAATTGCAGGACGAGTTATCACCACAATTTTAGGAAAAAATCAACTAGAAAAAAGAGCCATTTCGGAGTTAAATATAACCTCGATCGACTATAATTCTAACCTAGAAAATATTACTTCAGGATTTAGAGGAAAAGCTGATAATATTGGCATAATTGAAACAGCGAAAACCTATAAAGCACAAGGAAAAATTGACCCTATTCTCAAAAATATGGTGAGAACAATTTTGAATAATGAAATTAAAGCAAGAGGTATTGAATATGCCACTTTAGTCGGCTTAAATGGTAGGATAATTGTTAATGCAAATAAAGATAGATTTGGACAAAGTTTTATTTTAGAAAATCTGGTAAGTCAAGTGATCAAAACCAGAGAAGTTTTAGAAACTAATGTGATTATTCCTCGAAAAGAAATTATTGCAGAAAATCCTAGTTTTGCTAGTAAAATTAATAGCGAAAATGTCTTAATGAATGTTAGTTTAACTCCGGTTAATGATTTTCAATCTCAGCAAATGATCGGAGTTTTAATGGCAGGAGAATTAGTTAATGATAATAGTATATTGTTGGAAGATATTATTTCTGCTATGGGAGGAGGTTATAATGCTATTTATATGTTTAAAAATGACGATTTTCACCTAGTTACTTCTATTTTTCAACCTTTAAATAGTGAGGAATTTAAAGCAAATATTCCCCTGCTAGATATTAGCTTATTAGAAAAACTAAAAAAAGAAAATAATGACATTATTCTTGGTAGAATGACGATCGAAAATCAATCGCATACTATAGCGATAAAACCCCTACCAGATTTTGAGGGTGAAAATATTGCTTTTTTAGTGCGTGGTACTCCAGAAGCTAGTTTGCAACAAATATTTAATCAAAGTGTTACCTATCAAATTATTGTCGGTTTTTTAAGTCTAATTGTCGCCTTATTTTTAGCTAGTTATTTTAGTAAAATTTTGACTCAACCTATTGAAAAACTACAAATCTCTGCGGAGAAAATTGGTTCTGGCGATCGAAGTGTAAGAGCAAAAGTTACATCAAGAGATGAAGTGGGAAAATTAGCTCAAACTTTTAATGAGATGGCAGAAAAAATTGATACTTACACTAAGGAGATAGAAGAAATTGCCCAAAAAAGAGAGAAAGAAGTAGAAATTCAACGACAGCAACGAGAAAATTTACAGGAAAACGTTATTAACCTTCTTTTAGACATCGAAAAAGCCAGTAAGGGAAATTTAAGTATTCAAGCAGAAGTGGTATCTGGTGAAGTAGGCTCGATCGCCGATGCTTTTAATGCTACTATGAGAAGTTTAGAAGGATTAGTAAAACAAGTCGTTGTCTCCACCAACCAATTAAACGAAACTGCCTTAAGTAACGGTGAATCTGTTAACCATCTTGCCCAAAATTCTTACAAGCAAGATAACTCTATTCAAATTATTAGCACATCCATTCAAGAAATTACCAACTCGATCGAGAAAATTAGTGAATCCGCTCAAAATGCGGCGGTAATTGCCAGTAAATCTCGATTCACTGCTCAAGAAGGACAAAGTATTATTAATGAAACAGTAAATAATATTTATCAAATTCGTCATACAGTGGCAGATACTGCCAAAAAAGCCAAACGTTTAGCGGATTCTTCTCAAGAAATCTCCAAAATTGTGAATATTATCTCAGGAATTTCTGAAAAAACGAACCTTTTAGCATTTAATGCCTCCATTGAAGCCGCTAGGGCTGGAGAAAATGGGCAAGGCTTCCGAGTAGTTGCTGATGAAGTGCGAAGATTAGCTGAACAGGTTACTTTTTCTACCCAAGAAATTGAACAATTAGTAGAGGGTATTCAAGAAGAAACTAGCGAAATGATGACGATGATGGAACAAAGTAGTACTCAAGTAGTATCAGGAACTAAATTAGTTCAAAATACAAAAGAAACCTTACAAAAATTGTCAGTAATTAGCAATGAAATTGACACTCTTTTACAGTCTATTTCTGAAAGTACCATAAATCAAAAATTAATATCTCAAAAAGTTAATAAAAAAATGGAAGAAGTCGCCATTGTCACGAAAGAAATTGCCGAAGAATCCAATACGGTTTCTCAATCATTGCAGGAATTAGTAACAGTAGCGATGGAAATGCAGAAATCCGCCTCCCGTTTCCAAGTCAGCCAGTCTTAA
- a CDS encoding DNA polymerase beta superfamily protein — protein MFDLNDRTLLLAITGSNAYGLAVEGVSDIDYKGIFIAPKSYYLGLKQIEQIEGKGKEGIFSNNQDNKGLTKIDINYQKFNFLKGNDFVIYELKKYLNLLKNANPNIQELLWLNDYIYLNPLAKILINNREQFLTKKVKFSYIGYANAQLKKVEVHRRWLLNPPKKEPKPEDFNFTELYKPLSLSEINAFMNFLWIVVRDCIEYLQPAEELRLILQEKIDYKQIFLEHKFPENIEKQIQEYTNASDDFMRLTFASRNYLSAKKEWKSYQNWSKNRNAKRQLLETKCGYDSKHASHALRLLYTGREIIKQKKLIVNRTQSGDANYLLNVKLGNISYEEVMQECNQVFNEIKNIPEKNIDLPDEINDDFLNNLAMEIVEKIGF, from the coding sequence ATGTTTGACTTAAACGATCGTACTTTACTTTTAGCCATAACAGGTAGTAATGCCTATGGTTTAGCTGTAGAAGGAGTATCAGATATTGATTATAAAGGTATTTTTATTGCCCCAAAAAGTTATTATTTAGGGTTAAAACAAATTGAACAAATTGAAGGTAAGGGAAAAGAAGGAATTTTTAGTAATAATCAAGATAATAAAGGCTTAACAAAAATAGACATTAATTATCAAAAATTTAATTTTTTAAAAGGTAATGATTTTGTTATTTATGAACTCAAAAAATACTTAAATTTACTCAAAAATGCTAATCCTAATATTCAAGAATTATTGTGGTTAAATGACTATATTTACCTTAATCCTTTAGCGAAAATTTTAATCAATAATAGAGAACAATTCCTGACTAAAAAAGTTAAATTTAGTTATATTGGTTATGCTAACGCTCAACTAAAAAAAGTAGAAGTTCATCGCCGTTGGCTACTAAATCCACCAAAAAAAGAACCAAAACCAGAAGATTTTAATTTCACAGAATTATATAAGCCTTTATCACTATCGGAAATTAACGCCTTTATGAATTTTTTATGGATAGTAGTTAGAGATTGCATTGAGTATTTACAACCGGCAGAAGAATTAAGATTGATTTTACAAGAAAAGATCGATTATAAACAGATTTTTCTTGAGCATAAATTTCCTGAAAATATTGAAAAACAAATACAAGAATATACTAATGCTAGTGATGATTTTATGCGGTTAACTTTTGCTTCAAGAAATTATTTATCGGCAAAAAAAGAATGGAAAAGTTATCAAAATTGGTCAAAAAATCGTAATGCCAAAAGACAACTTTTAGAAACAAAATGTGGCTATGATAGTAAACACGCTAGTCATGCTTTAAGGTTGCTTTATACTGGCAGAGAAATTATTAAGCAAAAAAAGTTAATAGTTAATCGCACTCAATCAGGGGATGCTAATTATTTATTGAATGTAAAATTAGGTAATATTTCCTATGAAGAAGTTATGCAAGAATGTAATCAAGTTTTTAATGAAATTAAAAATATACCAGAGAAAAATATTGATTTACCTGATGAAATTAACGATGATTTTCTTAATAATTTAGCTATGGAAATAGTGGAAAAAATTGGGTTTTAA
- a CDS encoding PD40 domain-containing protein, translating to MTLLLSSCSNYPRLLTFPFSDNTRSFNSRSSELSPYIAGQYITFVSDRNGSQDVYLFDAKNRRLIDLPGLNSINEVALNPSISEDGRYLVFAIVSQGKSGLYLYDRTTQQKRPLITQQTREIRNPMISSNGEKITFEVANNGQWDIVVTDIRGNPINN from the coding sequence ATGACTTTATTGTTGAGTAGTTGTAGTAATTATCCTCGACTACTTACTTTCCCTTTTTCTGATAATACAAGAAGTTTTAATAGTCGTTCATCTGAATTAAGTCCTTACATTGCAGGGCAATATATTACTTTTGTATCCGATCGCAACGGTTCACAAGATGTGTATTTATTTGATGCCAAGAATCGGCGGTTAATCGACTTACCCGGTTTAAATTCGATTAATGAAGTTGCCTTAAATCCCTCTATTTCTGAGGATGGAAGATATTTAGTCTTTGCTATTGTTAGTCAGGGAAAATCAGGTCTTTATCTATACGATCGTACTACTCAACAAAAGCGTCCCTTAATTACTCAACAAACCAGAGAAATTCGTAATCCGATGATTAGCAGTAATGGAGAAAAAATTACTTTTGAAGTCGCAAATAATGGTCAATGGGATATTGTTGTAACAGACATCCGAGGCAACCCCATCAATAATTAG
- a CDS encoding response regulator: MTNAMVENSITSSNKQIVAIPHKVLQGLLGKKISGKLIIQDPIDREIQWIIYLGKGKIHFATNTSRKRERVNYLLSHNFSEYNFYIPQDLEDDYQFIYYQWQEKHLNSQQVREILFGMTQEAMIFCLALPRAEVKYEKIVSLDPLILSKSAKSLVEPVKSQIRGWAQIRGDISSPFVRFVNSDWHSLRSYFADDLPQWQRLEKLKPYLDDQCSLYEIGTYSGESVLDLGLFFQPLVSLNLLNVKSVESIVTIEKPLIACIDDSQAIQRVVKMTLLAGGFDVISITEPAKAISVFVTQKPDLILMDINMPDIDGYKLAYMMRQSELLKDIPILMLTGRDGVLDRVKAKMVGAIGYICKPFNPQELVQSVNDNIQKEV; encoded by the coding sequence ATGACTAATGCTATGGTGGAAAATAGTATTACCTCTTCTAATAAACAAATAGTAGCAATTCCTCATAAGGTTTTACAAGGTTTATTAGGTAAAAAAATATCGGGAAAACTGATTATTCAAGATCCCATCGATCGAGAGATACAATGGATTATTTATCTAGGAAAAGGAAAAATCCATTTTGCTACCAATACCTCGAGAAAAAGGGAAAGAGTTAATTATCTTTTATCTCATAATTTTTCTGAATATAATTTTTATATTCCTCAAGATTTAGAAGACGATTATCAATTTATCTATTATCAATGGCAAGAAAAACATTTAAACTCTCAGCAAGTCAGAGAAATTTTGTTTGGTATGACTCAAGAGGCAATGATTTTTTGTTTAGCCTTACCCAGAGCAGAGGTAAAATATGAGAAAATAGTAAGTTTAGATCCTCTTATTTTAAGCAAAAGTGCTAAATCTTTAGTCGAACCTGTTAAAAGCCAAATTCGTGGTTGGGCGCAAATTAGAGGAGATATTAGTTCACCTTTTGTGCGTTTTGTCAATAGTGATTGGCATTCTCTTCGTTCTTATTTTGCCGATGATTTACCTCAATGGCAACGGTTAGAAAAATTAAAACCCTATTTAGATGATCAGTGTAGTTTATACGAAATTGGTACTTATTCTGGAGAATCTGTCTTAGATTTAGGTTTATTTTTTCAACCTTTGGTAAGTCTTAATCTCTTAAATGTCAAATCTGTTGAATCTATCGTAACCATAGAAAAACCCTTGATTGCCTGTATTGATGATAGTCAAGCGATACAAAGAGTTGTCAAAATGACTTTACTTGCTGGTGGTTTTGATGTCATTAGTATTACTGAACCAGCAAAGGCGATAAGTGTGTTTGTAACACAAAAACCCGATCTAATTCTCATGGACATTAATATGCCAGACATCGACGGTTATAAACTAGCCTATATGATGAGACAGTCAGAATTACTCAAAGATATTCCTATTCTTATGTTAACAGGACGAGATGGAGTACTCGATCGAGTCAAAGCGAAAATGGTGGGGGCGATAGGTTATATTTGCAAACCCTTTAATCCCCAAGAATTAGTGCAATCCGTCAACGATAACATTCAAAAGGAGGTATAA
- a CDS encoding ribonuclease H-like domain-containing protein: MSLDKFQVCEQDLPQDIFNQYLKAESLAIDTETMGLIPQRDRLCLVQICDAEGYVTAIRIAKGQTTAPNLTKLLESVNITKIFHYARFDVAQFKHTFGVETTSIFCTKIASKIARTYTQSHGLKSLVQELEGIELDKKAQSSDWGNVNSLSPEQLSYAANDVRYLIPVREKLITMLKREDRWELTQRCFDTISLFVDLDLMYYGNVFEHQG; encoded by the coding sequence ATGTCATTAGATAAATTTCAAGTTTGTGAACAGGATTTACCCCAAGATATATTTAATCAATATCTTAAGGCCGAATCTTTAGCGATCGACACAGAAACTATGGGTTTAATTCCTCAACGTGATCGACTTTGCTTAGTACAAATATGTGACGCAGAAGGATATGTAACGGCCATTCGTATTGCCAAAGGACAAACCACAGCACCTAATTTAACTAAACTATTAGAGTCTGTTAATATTACTAAAATTTTTCATTATGCCCGTTTTGATGTGGCTCAATTTAAACACACTTTTGGGGTGGAAACAACATCTATTTTTTGTACTAAAATTGCCAGTAAAATTGCCCGTACTTACACCCAAAGTCATGGTTTAAAAAGTCTCGTACAAGAATTAGAAGGTATAGAATTAGATAAAAAAGCCCAAAGTTCCGATTGGGGTAATGTTAATAGCTTATCCCCCGAACAATTAAGCTATGCGGCTAATGATGTTCGTTATCTCATCCCCGTGAGAGAGAAATTGATTACTATGTTAAAAAGAGAAGATCGCTGGGAATTAACTCAAAGATGTTTCGATACTATTTCTCTCTTTGTTGATTTAGATTTAATGTATTATGGTAACGTTTTTGAACATCAGGGGTAA
- a CDS encoding PleD family two-component system response regulator, whose protein sequence is MKKVLVVDDSKSQQKLVNGLLQSMGVEVTLVDSGESALQWLENNGQPDLILMDIVMPDMSGLDVCRHIRKEMNYKIVPIIFVTTKDEDFDKFWALRQGGNAYITKPYSPTDLINTVKSYL, encoded by the coding sequence ATGAAAAAAGTATTAGTAGTAGATGATTCAAAATCACAACAAAAGCTCGTTAATGGCTTATTACAGAGTATGGGAGTAGAAGTTACTCTCGTGGATAGTGGGGAGTCTGCCTTACAGTGGTTGGAAAATAATGGGCAACCAGATTTAATCTTAATGGATATTGTAATGCCAGATATGAGTGGTTTAGATGTGTGTCGCCATATTCGGAAGGAAATGAATTATAAAATCGTGCCGATAATTTTTGTCACCACTAAAGATGAAGATTTCGACAAATTTTGGGCTTTAAGACAAGGAGGAAATGCTTATATTACCAAACCTTATTCTCCCACAGATTTAATTAATACTGTCAAAAGTTATTTATAG
- a CDS encoding DUF6679 family protein, translating into MLDRKIYQMYKEGCDVSVFLRDQQRWIEDAQIIGIEGDIVVIRYEMEEDYENSSWEEFVRLESIGAVSRKLASVPRGYGEIQVSDDCPEAEQIYPRHHDTE; encoded by the coding sequence ATGCTAGACCGCAAAATTTATCAAATGTATAAAGAAGGTTGTGATGTCTCTGTTTTCCTGCGAGATCAACAACGTTGGATTGAAGACGCACAAATTATTGGTATTGAAGGCGATATTGTCGTTATTCGTTATGAAATGGAAGAAGACTATGAGAATAGTTCTTGGGAAGAATTCGTCCGTCTTGAAAGTATTGGTGCGGTTAGTCGCAAATTAGCTTCTGTACCAAGAGGTTATGGTGAGATACAAGTATCTGATGATTGTCCTGAAGCAGAACAAATTTATCCCCGTCATCATGATACCGAGTAG
- a CDS encoding S-(hydroxymethyl)glutathione dehydrogenase/class III alcohol dehydrogenase: protein MKVKAAVALSAGKPLTIETIDLQPPQTGEVLVEIKATGVCHTDAYTLSGNDPEGLFPSILGHEGAGVVVEVGKDVKSLKPGDHVIPLYVPECRECEYCLSFKTNLCQAIRVTQGKGLMPNGSSRFSLDGKPLYHYMGTSTFSNYTVVPEIALAKIREDVPFEKVCYIGCGVTTGIGAVINTAKVEVGANVVVFGLGGIGLNVIQACRMVGANMIIGVDINPSKKLIAEKFGMTHFVNPKEVEGDLVPYLVDLTKGGADYSFECIGNTKVMRQALECCHKGWGVSTIIGVAGAGQEISTRPFQLVTGRIWKGSAFGGAKGRTDVPKIVDWYKEGKINIDDLITHVMPLEEINTAFDLMHKGESIRSVITF, encoded by the coding sequence ATGAAAGTAAAAGCCGCCGTTGCCTTATCCGCAGGAAAACCTCTTACGATCGAAACTATAGACTTACAACCTCCTCAAACTGGGGAAGTGTTAGTGGAAATCAAAGCTACAGGAGTTTGTCATACGGATGCTTATACCTTATCAGGAAACGATCCAGAGGGTTTATTTCCTAGTATTTTGGGTCATGAGGGTGCAGGAGTTGTGGTAGAAGTGGGTAAAGACGTGAAAAGTCTTAAACCGGGGGATCACGTGATACCGTTATATGTGCCAGAATGCAGAGAGTGTGAATATTGTCTCAGTTTCAAAACAAATCTTTGTCAGGCTATCCGAGTTACTCAAGGTAAAGGTTTAATGCCTAATGGTAGTAGTCGTTTCTCTCTCGATGGTAAGCCTCTGTATCATTATATGGGTACTTCCACCTTTTCTAATTATACTGTCGTGCCAGAAATTGCCCTTGCTAAAATTCGTGAAGATGTACCTTTTGAAAAGGTTTGTTATATCGGTTGTGGAGTAACTACTGGTATTGGAGCGGTGATTAATACTGCTAAAGTGGAAGTTGGGGCTAATGTTGTGGTTTTTGGTTTGGGAGGTATCGGTTTAAATGTTATCCAAGCCTGTCGAATGGTGGGTGCAAATATGATTATCGGTGTGGACATTAATCCTAGCAAAAAATTGATCGCCGAAAAATTTGGCATGACTCATTTTGTTAACCCGAAGGAAGTTGAAGGAGATTTAGTACCCTATTTGGTAGATTTAACAAAAGGAGGTGCTGACTATAGTTTTGAATGTATTGGCAATACTAAAGTTATGCGTCAAGCCTTAGAATGTTGTCATAAAGGCTGGGGAGTTTCTACTATCATCGGAGTTGCAGGAGCAGGACAAGAAATTAGTACAAGACCTTTCCAGTTAGTTACAGGAAGAATTTGGAAGGGTAGTGCTTTTGGGGGAGCAAAAGGGAGAACAGATGTACCTAAAATTGTTGATTGGTATAAAGAAGGGAAAATTAATATTGATGATTTAATTACCCATGTGATGCCTTTAGAGGAGATTAACACAGCTTTTGACTTAATGCACAAAGGAGAATCTATCCGCAGTGTGATTACTTTTTAG